One region of Parerythrobacter jejuensis genomic DNA includes:
- the dxs gene encoding 1-deoxy-D-xylulose-5-phosphate synthase — MSARPDTPLLDTIHYPADLRKLAPEQLRQLADELRAEMISAVGTTGGHLGSGLGVVELTAAIHYVFNTPDDRLIWDVGHQCYPHKILTGRRDRIRTLRQGGGLSGFTKRSESEYDPFGAAHSSTSISAGLGFAVANKLNDKPGKAIAVIGDGAMSAGMAYEAMNNAEQAGNRLIVILNDNDMSIAPPVGGLSGYLARLISSSEYLGLRSLASKMTAKLSRRVHKSLGKAEEYTRGMVTGGTLFEELGFYYVGPIDGHNLDHLIPVLENVRDAEEGPILIHVRTVKGKGYEPAEASADKYHGVAKFDVVTGKQNKPSGGPPAYQNVFGETLAKLADTDPRICAITAAMPSGTGVDKFAKAHPDRAFDVGIAEQHGVTFAAGLAAQGMRPFAAIYSTFLQRAYDQVVHDVAIQNLPVRFAIDRAGLVGADGSTHAGSFDITYLATLPNFVVMAAADEVELVHMTYTAVEHDEGPIALRYPRGGGIGLDLPETPEKLEIGKGRIVREGSKVAILSLGTRLEEARKAADQLDAKGLSTTVADLRFAKPLDTDLIDRLMKTHEVVITVEEGSIGGLGAHVLTHASDTGLTDGGLKIRTLRLPDSFIEQDSPDKQYDEAGLNAPQIVDTVLKALRHNSAGVEEARA; from the coding sequence ATGAGTGCACGACCAGACACCCCGCTTCTCGATACGATCCACTATCCTGCCGACCTGCGCAAACTGGCGCCGGAACAGCTGCGCCAGCTGGCAGACGAGCTGCGAGCGGAGATGATCAGTGCGGTCGGCACCACAGGCGGCCATCTTGGCTCGGGCCTCGGCGTTGTCGAGCTAACGGCTGCAATCCACTATGTCTTTAATACGCCGGACGACCGGCTGATCTGGGATGTCGGCCATCAATGCTACCCGCATAAGATCCTGACCGGGCGTCGCGACCGGATCAGAACCTTGCGCCAGGGCGGGGGCCTTAGCGGATTCACCAAGCGTAGCGAAAGCGAGTATGATCCGTTCGGCGCGGCGCACAGCTCTACTTCGATATCGGCAGGTCTTGGCTTCGCTGTCGCGAACAAGCTGAACGACAAGCCGGGCAAGGCGATCGCGGTGATTGGCGATGGCGCGATGAGCGCGGGCATGGCCTATGAGGCGATGAACAATGCCGAACAGGCCGGCAACCGCCTGATCGTGATCCTCAATGACAATGATATGTCGATCGCGCCTCCGGTTGGGGGTTTGTCCGGCTATCTGGCGCGCCTGATCTCCAGCAGCGAGTATCTCGGCTTGCGCAGCCTTGCCTCCAAGATGACGGCCAAGCTGAGCCGCCGGGTCCACAAGTCGCTCGGCAAGGCCGAGGAATATACCCGCGGGATGGTCACCGGCGGGACATTGTTTGAAGAGCTCGGCTTCTATTACGTAGGCCCGATTGATGGCCACAATCTCGACCATCTGATTCCGGTCTTGGAAAATGTGCGCGACGCCGAAGAGGGCCCGATCCTGATCCATGTCCGTACGGTGAAGGGTAAGGGTTACGAGCCAGCCGAAGCCAGCGCTGACAAATATCATGGTGTCGCCAAATTCGACGTCGTGACAGGCAAGCAGAACAAGCCCAGCGGTGGTCCGCCGGCTTATCAGAACGTGTTTGGTGAAACGCTGGCCAAGCTGGCCGATACCGATCCGCGCATCTGCGCGATTACGGCGGCAATGCCGAGCGGGACGGGCGTCGACAAATTCGCCAAGGCGCATCCTGATCGTGCCTTCGACGTGGGCATTGCCGAACAGCATGGCGTGACGTTCGCGGCGGGCCTTGCTGCGCAGGGCATGCGGCCATTTGCTGCGATCTATTCGACGTTCCTGCAACGTGCTTACGATCAGGTGGTGCACGATGTCGCGATCCAGAACCTGCCGGTCCGGTTTGCAATTGATCGTGCGGGCCTCGTCGGGGCGGATGGTTCGACCCATGCGGGTTCGTTTGACATCACGTATCTTGCCACCTTGCCCAATTTCGTTGTCATGGCGGCAGCTGACGAAGTCGAGCTGGTCCATATGACCTACACCGCTGTCGAGCATGATGAGGGGCCGATCGCCCTGCGCTATCCGCGTGGTGGCGGGATCGGCCTCGATTTGCCGGAGACGCCTGAGAAGCTGGAGATTGGCAAAGGCCGGATCGTGCGCGAGGGATCGAAGGTTGCCATCCTCAGCCTTGGCACGCGTTTGGAAGAGGCGCGCAAGGCAGCAGATCAGCTGGATGCCAAAGGCCTCAGCACTACTGTTGCCGACCTGCGTTTTGCCAAGCCTCTCGATACAGACTTGATTGATCGCCTGATGAAGACCCACGAAGTCGTCATTACAGTCGAGGAAGGCAGCATTGGTGGTCTCGGTGCGCATGTGTTGACCCATGCCAGCGACACGGGGCTTACCGACGGCGGGCTGAAAATCCGTACCTTGCGCTTGCCCGACAGTTTCATCGAACAGGATTCGCCGGACAAACAATATGACGAAGCGGGCCTCAATGCGCCGCAGATTGTCGATACGGTGCTGAAGGCGTTGCGGCACAACAGTGCAGGCGTGGAAGAGGCGCGCGCCTGA
- a CDS encoding alpha/beta hydrolase, with the protein MAKFLLIPLIAYCLIVAALVLSQRHFLYPAPPAGGGVPIGFTAIEYPTSDGLTLRAGYRAAAPDRPTIVYFHGNGADWQSSVVATDRLVPAGYGVLAAEYRGYQGNPGNPSEKGLYSDGRAAIAWLQQQGVDRSNLVMIGNSIGGGVATQMASEGAAAALVLISPFNSLSQLVAEKMPWLPTSLLLRDHYRNDQKLAEIDAPILILHGDADTLIPVGHARQLAATNNAAQLEIFPGAGHDLAWQDSAERRVLDFLNGNAGKLTALENPSE; encoded by the coding sequence GTGGCCAAGTTTCTCCTGATCCCGCTTATCGCATATTGCCTGATTGTAGCAGCGCTTGTCCTCTCCCAGCGTCATTTCCTCTACCCTGCTCCTCCCGCAGGCGGCGGTGTGCCCATCGGTTTCACGGCGATCGAGTATCCTACCAGCGACGGGCTGACCCTTCGGGCGGGATACCGTGCAGCGGCTCCGGACAGGCCAACGATCGTCTATTTCCATGGCAATGGAGCGGACTGGCAGTCCAGTGTCGTTGCAACCGATCGCCTGGTTCCCGCCGGCTATGGTGTGCTTGCTGCCGAATATCGCGGCTATCAAGGCAATCCGGGCAACCCCAGCGAAAAGGGGCTATACTCTGACGGACGCGCTGCGATTGCATGGCTACAACAGCAAGGCGTCGACCGGAGCAATCTGGTCATGATCGGCAATTCGATTGGCGGCGGTGTTGCAACGCAAATGGCGAGCGAGGGCGCGGCAGCAGCCCTTGTGCTGATTTCTCCCTTCAACAGTCTCAGCCAGCTGGTAGCTGAGAAGATGCCTTGGTTGCCGACATCATTGCTGCTCCGGGATCACTACCGCAACGACCAAAAGCTTGCGGAGATCGATGCTCCAATTCTTATCCTGCACGGGGATGCGGACACTCTGATACCGGTCGGTCACGCCAGGCAGCTGGCGGCGACGAACAACGCGGCGCAGCTCGAGATATTTCCTGGCGCCGGACACGATTTGGCATGGCAGGACAGTGCGGAGCGCCGGGTCCTGGACTTTCTAAACGGGAATGCTGGGAAGCTTACTGCCCTGGAGAACCCGTCGGAATAA
- a CDS encoding PaaI family thioesterase, whose translation MSTPHERFQSPEQSIEYMKRVAVRKSGFTRWLGVEPITVWEGESELLLPLREELTQHHGFAHGAVVGLMADNACAWAAASAAGDVVTGSYLINFLAPAVGEQLRAKGTVVKAGRKQVIVRADVWSESEGDAPKRVAVAQATVIPTGSPGQ comes from the coding sequence ATGTCAACGCCCCACGAACGCTTCCAAAGCCCCGAACAATCCATCGAATATATGAAACGGGTTGCTGTCCGGAAATCCGGCTTCACCCGCTGGCTTGGGGTCGAACCGATTACTGTCTGGGAGGGCGAATCCGAATTGCTGCTCCCCCTGCGAGAGGAACTGACCCAGCATCATGGTTTCGCACATGGGGCAGTGGTGGGGCTGATGGCCGACAATGCTTGCGCCTGGGCCGCAGCGAGCGCGGCGGGCGACGTTGTGACCGGTTCCTATCTGATCAATTTCCTTGCCCCTGCCGTGGGCGAGCAATTGCGCGCGAAGGGAACGGTGGTGAAAGCAGGGCGCAAACAGGTCATCGTGCGCGCGGACGTCTGGAGTGAAAGCGAAGGGGACGCTCCAAAGCGGGTCGCGGTCGCTCAGGCGACGGTTATTCCGACGGGTTCTCCAGGGCAGTAA
- a CDS encoding winged helix-turn-helix transcriptional regulator encodes MKSYTPSRSPCPIGRASRVLGDRWAILIVREAFLGAERFEHFMDRLTVSRASLTSRLTMLVEAGVLQREPPTGKRALYRLTEAGRALEPVFGAMALWSGEHLFPEGQPPKSWDQA; translated from the coding sequence ATGAAATCCTACACGCCCTCCCGCTCTCCATGCCCGATTGGCCGTGCGTCACGCGTGTTGGGCGATCGCTGGGCGATCCTGATTGTGCGAGAGGCCTTCCTGGGGGCCGAACGCTTCGAGCATTTCATGGATCGGCTGACCGTGAGCCGGGCCTCGCTTACATCGCGATTGACGATGCTGGTGGAGGCCGGTGTGCTGCAACGGGAGCCGCCTACCGGCAAACGGGCGCTGTATCGATTGACGGAGGCAGGACGGGCCTTGGAGCCCGTTTTCGGTGCAATGGCACTGTGGAGTGGGGAGCACTTGTTCCCCGAAGGACAGCCTCCCAAATCCTGGGACCAAGCCTGA
- a CDS encoding NnrU family protein: protein MDSALLSLIAASVTFVGAHFVMSHPLRAPMVGILGETGFQAVYSVIVLASMVWMYFAFTAIETPSVLWAGGFTGPSWIVASAITLIAMVLLVGSMTPKNPALGAPGAEDAARAAPQGVFTITRHPMMWAFALWAIAHIVAAPTERTVVVSLAVLVMALVGAKLQDAKKEQLMGEAWHVWEGQTSYWPRISGFASVGFVTWLIGAIAWFGLSWLHMPLGNVAAGLWRWMG, encoded by the coding sequence ATGGATTCTGCATTGCTATCGTTGATCGCTGCAAGCGTGACCTTTGTTGGCGCGCATTTCGTGATGTCGCATCCATTACGCGCGCCGATGGTCGGCATTCTTGGCGAGACCGGCTTCCAGGCTGTCTACAGCGTTATTGTGCTGGCCTCGATGGTCTGGATGTATTTTGCATTCACCGCGATCGAAACGCCCAGCGTATTATGGGCGGGCGGCTTTACCGGCCCGAGCTGGATTGTTGCTTCTGCGATCACCCTGATCGCGATGGTATTGCTGGTTGGTTCGATGACGCCCAAGAACCCCGCCCTGGGCGCACCAGGGGCCGAGGACGCGGCACGCGCGGCTCCGCAAGGGGTTTTCACCATCACCCGCCATCCGATGATGTGGGCCTTCGCTCTGTGGGCCATCGCCCATATTGTCGCGGCTCCCACGGAACGAACCGTCGTGGTTTCGCTCGCGGTGCTGGTAATGGCGCTGGTCGGGGCAAAGCTGCAAGATGCGAAGAAAGAGCAACTGATGGGTGAGGCTTGGCATGTGTGGGAGGGCCAGACGAGCTATTGGCCGCGCATCTCAGGTTTTGCCAGCGTTGGATTCGTCACCTGGCTGATCGGCGCAATCGCGTGGTTCGGATTGTCCTGGTTGCATATGCCCCTGGGCAACGTGGCGGCAGGCCTATGGCGCTGGATGGGCTGA
- a CDS encoding FKBP-type peptidyl-prolyl cis-trans isomerase, with product MTGKPPTSVFVSLGLAGVAVAAAAFAQEAPPDYSQDTAWHNRQQAALASLKQSDGWRHEARNLRWRYISGSGAGKRPSLRDRVTVHYTGSFIDGTEFDSSYASGKPVTFPLGRLVKAWQVAIPKMAVGDTIEIAAPADLAYGPRGKGPIPGGATLMFKVELLDIE from the coding sequence ATGACTGGTAAACCTCCCACGAGCGTGTTTGTGTCGCTGGGCCTGGCGGGTGTCGCGGTCGCCGCCGCTGCATTCGCGCAGGAGGCTCCGCCCGACTATTCGCAGGACACCGCGTGGCACAATCGCCAGCAGGCTGCGCTGGCCAGCCTCAAGCAAAGCGATGGCTGGCGGCATGAGGCACGTAATCTGCGCTGGCGCTATATCTCCGGGAGCGGCGCCGGGAAGCGCCCCAGCCTGCGGGACCGGGTAACCGTTCACTACACCGGCAGTTTCATCGACGGGACCGAGTTCGACAGCTCCTATGCTTCGGGCAAGCCGGTTACCTTCCCACTCGGGCGCTTGGTCAAGGCGTGGCAGGTTGCGATTCCCAAAATGGCTGTGGGCGATACGATTGAAATCGCGGCTCCGGCCGATCTCGCTTACGGCCCGCGCGGCAAGGGCCCTATCCCGGGAGGAGCGACGCTGATGTTCAAGGTGGAACTGCTCGATATCGAATAA
- a CDS encoding amidohydrolase family protein: MKRVLSLAVSAFALAAVPAAAQDVVITNATVATGDGSEPIQNASVVVRGGRVVAAGAGVEAPAGMPVIDGTGTWVTPGMFAAATTLGLWDVGAVGSSNDQAAGGSAFSAALDVTRALNPSSQHIAINRAGGVTRASIFSRPSSTIFGGQGAIVDLGADPDMVVKPRAFQMVALGEFGARIAGSSRTATYAELDNAFREARNYAAGRWDGDDAQLTSADAKALGAVLSGEQSLYLAVERASDIRNALKLKTQYSRLKLVLVGASEGWLVANEIAAAGVPVIADPIDNLPESFEELAATQSNVGRMVKAGVKVAIGGLTNGIEQPRNAPQFAGNFVALGKIPGAAGLSWGQALATITSAPAEIAGFGGRFGVLAPGAAGDVVIWDGDPLELSSAPVRVFIDGVEQPRDNHQTRLRERYRNLDESKLPKAYDW, translated from the coding sequence ATGAAGCGTGTTCTATCCCTTGCAGTCTCCGCTTTCGCTTTGGCTGCGGTTCCGGCGGCTGCGCAAGACGTCGTCATCACCAACGCCACCGTCGCGACCGGCGACGGCAGCGAGCCGATCCAGAATGCCAGCGTTGTGGTCCGCGGTGGCCGTGTGGTTGCCGCTGGTGCAGGTGTCGAGGCCCCGGCGGGTATGCCTGTCATCGACGGTACCGGCACATGGGTCACACCAGGCATGTTTGCTGCAGCAACCACGCTTGGCCTGTGGGATGTGGGCGCGGTCGGATCGAGCAACGACCAGGCCGCTGGCGGCAGCGCCTTCAGCGCAGCTTTGGATGTGACACGGGCCCTCAACCCCTCCTCTCAACACATCGCCATCAATCGCGCAGGCGGGGTGACGCGGGCTAGCATCTTCTCGCGCCCTTCCAGCACGATCTTTGGCGGCCAGGGCGCCATCGTCGATCTGGGGGCCGACCCCGATATGGTCGTGAAGCCACGTGCGTTCCAGATGGTGGCGCTGGGTGAATTCGGCGCGCGCATCGCGGGTAGCAGCCGTACAGCAACCTATGCCGAGCTCGACAATGCATTCCGCGAGGCGCGCAACTATGCAGCCGGCCGGTGGGATGGCGATGATGCGCAGCTGACATCCGCCGATGCCAAGGCACTGGGGGCGGTTTTGTCAGGCGAACAGTCCCTGTATCTCGCGGTCGAGCGTGCCTCGGACATTCGCAACGCCCTCAAGCTGAAGACGCAGTATTCACGCCTCAAGCTGGTGCTGGTGGGTGCGAGCGAAGGCTGGCTGGTGGCGAACGAAATCGCTGCCGCCGGCGTGCCGGTCATTGCCGATCCAATCGACAACTTGCCAGAGAGCTTCGAAGAGCTCGCCGCGACACAAAGCAATGTTGGCCGCATGGTGAAGGCCGGGGTTAAGGTGGCGATTGGCGGGCTGACCAACGGGATCGAACAACCGCGCAATGCCCCGCAATTTGCAGGCAATTTTGTCGCTCTGGGAAAGATCCCGGGGGCAGCCGGCCTCTCGTGGGGCCAGGCACTGGCAACCATCACATCCGCACCGGCCGAGATTGCCGGGTTCGGCGGCCGCTTTGGCGTGCTTGCACCGGGCGCTGCCGGAGACGTGGTCATCTGGGATGGTGATCCGCTGGAGCTTTCTTCTGCGCCCGTCCGGGTGTTCATCGACGGAGTCGAGCAACCGCGTGACAATCACCAGACCCGCCTGCGCGAGCGCTACAGAAATCTGGACGAAAGCAAGCTGCCCAAAGCCTATGACTGGTAA
- a CDS encoding amidohydrolase — translation MRLRAFLICGGALALAACSATTGTAKETKSASSSVSGERADTGVPFPSTYERYPGVPTALVGATIFDGKGGRIENGTVLFTDGEVVGVGDASLPIPAGYTSIDGTGKFVTPGIIDIHSHLGDYPSPSVPAHGDGNEATAPTTPDVWTEHSVWPQDPGFSRALANGGITSLQILPGSANLMGGRAVTLKNVYSRTVQGMKFPGAPYGFKMACGENPKRVYGNRGRKPSTRMGNFAVNRQTWLDAQAYDGKKRDLGKETLKGVLDGEILVHNHCYRADEMALVMDMAKEMGYKVSAFHHAVEAYKIGDLLKANGVCSAIWADWYGFKMESYDGIPENAGLLQQEGACVVIHSDSDKEIQRLNQEAAKALAAGRRMGIEISDATAIGWITLNAAKAMGIDDMTGSLENGKMADVVLWNGNPLSVYSRPEKVWIDGALMYDALDRKRRPVSDFELGQPGEGDVK, via the coding sequence ATGCGATTGAGAGCGTTTCTGATTTGCGGGGGCGCTCTCGCGCTTGCCGCATGTTCTGCAACCACCGGTACAGCGAAAGAGACCAAGAGCGCGTCTTCGAGCGTATCCGGCGAACGGGCGGATACGGGGGTGCCCTTCCCGTCGACCTATGAACGCTATCCGGGCGTGCCAACAGCGCTGGTCGGAGCGACCATTTTTGATGGCAAAGGCGGCCGGATCGAGAATGGGACTGTGCTGTTCACCGATGGCGAAGTGGTCGGTGTTGGCGATGCAAGCCTGCCGATCCCTGCAGGCTATACGAGCATCGATGGCACCGGAAAGTTCGTGACGCCCGGCATCATCGACATCCACAGCCATTTGGGCGACTATCCCTCGCCGAGCGTTCCTGCCCATGGCGATGGCAACGAAGCGACCGCGCCGACAACGCCTGATGTCTGGACCGAGCATTCGGTCTGGCCGCAGGATCCCGGTTTCAGCCGCGCGCTAGCCAATGGTGGCATCACCAGCCTGCAAATCCTGCCCGGCTCCGCCAATTTGATGGGCGGTCGCGCGGTCACGCTGAAGAATGTCTATAGCCGGACGGTTCAGGGCATGAAGTTCCCCGGGGCGCCCTATGGCTTCAAAATGGCCTGCGGCGAAAACCCGAAGAGAGTCTACGGCAACCGCGGACGCAAGCCATCGACCCGGATGGGCAATTTTGCAGTCAACCGACAGACATGGCTTGATGCCCAAGCCTATGATGGCAAGAAACGCGATCTGGGCAAAGAAACCCTCAAGGGTGTCCTGGACGGCGAAATCCTCGTCCATAATCACTGCTATCGCGCCGACGAGATGGCGCTGGTGATGGATATGGCCAAGGAGATGGGATACAAGGTTTCGGCCTTCCACCACGCTGTAGAAGCCTACAAGATCGGCGATCTGCTCAAGGCAAATGGCGTGTGTAGTGCAATCTGGGCCGATTGGTACGGCTTCAAGATGGAGAGCTATGATGGCATTCCCGAGAACGCAGGCCTGCTCCAGCAAGAAGGCGCCTGCGTTGTCATCCACTCCGATAGCGACAAGGAAATCCAGCGCCTGAACCAGGAGGCGGCAAAGGCACTTGCTGCAGGTCGCCGGATGGGCATCGAGATTAGCGATGCGACCGCAATCGGATGGATCACGCTCAACGCGGCAAAGGCGATGGGCATCGACGACATGACCGGCAGCCTCGAGAACGGCAAGATGGCCGATGTCGTATTGTGGAACGGCAATCCGCTGAGTGTCTATTCGCGGCCCGAGAAGGTCTGGATCGATGGCGCGCTGATGTATGATGCACTGGACCGGAAGCGCCGCCCGGTAAGCGATTTCGAGCTCGGCCAGCCCGGTGAAGGAGACGTGAAATGA